CTTTGTGGAGTCGCTATGAAAGTTGCCCCTATCCCTCTGGCGCTGGCCTGGACGCTGACCGCCTGCGGCATGGCCACGGCGCAAAACGCCCCTGTCGTGGCCGCGCCGTACTACTCGGCCGAGCAGGCGATGCAAGGGCTCTACACCCACCATCTGCCGCCGCTTGCGAAGGCCTTCCAGAGCGAAGCCGATCGGCTGGTGAGCGCCGCGGACCAGCTCTGCCAAGGCCAGGCGACCTTGTCAGCGTTGCGTGCGCAATGGCAGACCACGCTGGAGCGTTGGGAAGCCCTGTCCACGCCCGCCGTCGGCCCCCTGGTGACGCGGCGCTCGCAGCGCCAGATCGACTTCTGGCCCACGCGGCCGGACCTGCTGCGACGCTCAATGGAAAAAGCCCCCGCCACGCTGGCCGACATGGAGCGCGTGGGCACGCCGGCCAAGGGTTTTCCGGCGCTGGACCTGTTGTTGCAGCAATGGTCCCGCAAGGCGCCGACGCCCGATGCCTGCCGCTACGGCGGATTGATCGCGCGGGGCATCGCCGCCGAAGCACGTGCGCTGCAGAACGAGCTCGGCCCATGGGCCACGAAGGCGTGGGAAGACGAACCCGAGGTCACCACCGCTTCGCTCGCCGAATGGGTCAACCAGTGGCTCGCGGGTCTGGAGCGGCTGCGCTGGGCGCACATCGAGAAACCCATCACCACGCACCAGACCACGGGCAACGCGGCCAAGGGCACGCCGGTGCCGTACGCACGGCTGGACCGCGAGAGCAACCTGCGCGACTGGCGCGCGCAATGGCAAAGCCTGCGCACCCAAGGCCGCCTGCCACCCGGCGCGCCGCCACCGCCGGCGGGCCAGGCGCTGGTGCCAATGGAAGCGCTGCTGATGGGCCGTGGGCACCTGGCGCTGGCGCAGAAGTGGGGCCAGGCGCTGGGCCAGGTGAATGCCGGCATGGAGAAGCTCACGCCGCGTTCCAGTGAACGCGAGTTGCTGGCACTCGCGAAATCGATGAAGGCGGTGACGGTGCTGTTCCAGAACGAGGTGGCGGCGGCGCTGGATGTGCCTTTGGGGTTTTCCGACGCGGACGGGGACTGAAAAATGAACACCTCTGCACGCCTCTCACGCAGGCAATGGCTGCTGAGCGCAGCAGCGCTGGGCGTCACGCCTGTGTGGGGAAATTCACCCCATGCGGCGCGCCTGCTTTCGGCCTGGCAGACGTCGGATGAACACCGCATCGGTGTGATCGGTGTAAACGGCGCGCGCTGGTCGGTGCAGCGCTCGCTGGCGGTGCCCACGCGCGCGCACGGTCTGCTGCACGAAGCCGATGGCAGCGTGCTGGCCACGGCGCGCCGACCGGGCGATTGGCTGCTGCGCTGGCACCCCCAAAGCGGGCGCACGCAGTGGCACTGGATCGACGACGACCGCCGCTTCAACGGCCATGCCATCGCCAGTGCGGATGGCAACACGCTGTGGACGACCGAGACCGATCTGGCCAACGCCCAAGGACGCCTCGGCGTGCGCGATGGCGCTTCGCTGGAAAAAACGGCCGAGTGGGCGACGCACGGCATGGACCCGCACGAGCTCATCGTGCTGCCCCGGCAGGTGGGCGAGATGGCGGCCGGCAGCCTGATCGTGGCCAATGGCGGCATTCCCACGCTGCCCGAGACCGGGCGCAGCAAGCGCCAGCTCGACCGCATGGACGCCTCGCTGGTCGCGCTGGATCCGCGCGATGGCCGCCTGCTCGGTCAGTGGCGCCTTGAAGACCCGTTCCTCAGCATCCGCCACCTGGCGTGGGACCCCGCTTCATCGACCGTGGGCATCGCGCTGCAGGCCGAGCACCCCGATGCCGATGCCCGGCAGCGTGCGCCGGTGTTCGCGGTGTGGAACGGTGAGCGCCTGCAAGCCTCGGTGAATCAACCGACCGTCAAGGGCTACGGCGGCGACATCTGCGCTTTGCCGCAGGGCGGCTTCGTGGTGAGCTGCCCGCGCGCGAACACGTTGGCCTTGTTCGGTAGCGATGCGCGGTGGCAACAGAACGTGGCGCATCGGCAGGCCTATGCCTTGGCCACCGCACAAGGACACTGGTGGGCCAGCGGTGCCGAAGGCGTGTGGTGCGCCCCTGAAGGCATCGACGCCAAGGCCACCACGCGCACGGGGCGTCTGCAGATCGACAACCACTGGGTGGCCGTGTAGCTGCGGGTCCGTCTCCGGCGAGCGTGCCTCAACCCAGAGGCATCGAGGGACGGCTTTGCCGGCCCAAGATGCCGTCCCCCGCTCGAAGCGCCGCAGGCGCGCAACAGAGGGGGGAAGCCGCGTCAGCGGCGCAGGGGGGAGCTACATCCTCCAGGCCACGGCGTCGATTTCGACTTTCCAGCCCGGCTGGGCCAAGCCTGCAACGAACAACAAGGTCGATGCAGGCCGCGCATCGCCGAGGTAACGTTTGCGCACCGCGCCGTACACCGGCAGATCCGCCGGATCGATGAGGAAGTGCTGCACCTTCACCAGGTGTTCCACGCCCATGTCGGCGTCGGCCAGCACCGCCAGCAGGTTGCGCCAAGCCGCATCGGCTTGTGCCTCGACCCCATCGGCCAGGCTGCCGTCCGGCAGCACGCCGACCTGGCCCGCGATGTGCAGCCATCGGCCACCGGCGGGTGCGCAAATGCCGTTCGAATAAGCGCCCAGCGGAGCGGCGATGGTGATGGGGTTGTGTACTTTCATACGGCGGTCGGGGTGGTGGTGCGTTGAGAAGGGTGGCGTATGGCGCTCGCCACCAGGGCGTCGAGCGAACCGTTGGCCCATGCGCGGTACAGCGCCTCGCTGGTGAACAGGGGCAATTGGAGGCGCTCGCATGCGGCGCACAAGGCCGCCGGCGGGCCTGGGCGCTGGTCGAGCGGCAGATGGTTGTCGGCCAGGTAGACCAACAGGCAGGGCGCGGCCATCCCGGCCCGTTCGTCTTCCACCTGGTGGCGCAAGCGCGCGGCTTCCATGGCCACGGTCTGTGCGTCGGCCTCGGTGCCGGCGGTGATCGCGATCAAGCTCACGGCCTGGTTCGCGCGGCTAAGCACGACAGCGCGCCGGCTGACCGTGACGCGCTCCTGCTGCCACCCACCGCCCGCGCAGGCGCGCGCAAAGTCGGCCAGTGCCCATGTGGGTTCGCCCGCGCACAAGCTCCAGCCCCACTCGAGCTGGCGGCGGCGCGCGGCGGCCGCGTCCCGGCGTTCCTGCAGGCGCAGCAGTTCGGTCTCGATCTGCTGCTGCTCCAACCGGCAATCCCGCAGCACCGGCGGGAGGCAGATCGTGTCGGCAAGAAGGGGGGATGCGTGCTCATGGCGCAAGGACACGACGAGCCGCGCCAGCGCCTCCATCAAGACCCGTTGCTCCACCGCGCCGGCATCGGGCCGCAGCGCGGGCAGCAGCAGCACGCCACCGGGGTGGCGACGGTCGAAGCGCGCCACGCAGGCCTGCCCGACATGGGCGATCGGCATGCCAGCGCCGCCGTCGAGTGCAAAGGTCGGGCGCAACAGCGCGCGGGTGTCGTCGAAGAAGGCGGCGAAGGGTGCGCCAAAATCCGTGATCCGGGTCTCTTGCGCCAGGCCTTCAAGCGCCACGGGATCGCCCGGCAACGCTTCCAACAGGCTCAGCGGCACAGGCTCTTCCAGAGTGTGGAGCAGGAAATCAGGCGCTTCGGACACCAGAACCACCACCAGCGCGCCCTGCTGCAGCGCGGCCCCGATCGCGCGCCGCGCTTCGCGCGTGCGGTGCGCCAAGCGGTTCGACGCGGTGGGCGGCAGCACGCGCGCGCTGCGATCGCCTTCTACGTCGCGGTCCCAATGCCGCACCGTGTCGCCCAAGTCCCACACCAGCAAGTCGCAACGCACGGGCAGGTCCCGCCCGAACGCGCATGAGGCCACGCCCTGCTCAATCGCCAGTGCGTCGACGCGGGCGATCGAGAGAAAGGGCAGGACCGCCGCAGGTTCGCCAGATGGCGTGGTACCGCGCCCAGCGGTCATGCCGACAACGCCTGCGGTTCGACCGCCAGCACACGGTCCAGGAAACGGCCCATGCTCTCGAAAGCCTGGCGCGGCGCTTCCATCATGCGGCCGTAGGTGAGGAAGCCGTGCACCGCGCCCCGGTAGACCTCCAGTTCGGCGTGGCCGCCGTAGTCCTGCACGGCCTGGTGCAGCCGCAGGGAGTCGTCGAACAGCACGTCGAGTTCGCAGGCGCCGATCAGCATCGGCGGCAGCTTGCGCAGGCCGGCGAACATCGGGAACGCCTGCGGCACGGACTCGCCCAGACGCCCACCGAGGTAGTGGTGCTCGTAGCGCACCATGGCGGCCTTGGACATGCCGAAGCGGCCATCGGCATAGGCTTCGTAAGAGCGCGTGGGGCGCACCGGCAGGTAGGCGCCGTACAACAGCAGAAGGGCATCGGGCATGCGCTCACCCGCGTCGCGCGCGCGCATCGCTTCCAGCAGCGCGAGGTTGGCGCCCGCCGAGTCGCCCGCGAGCACCCAGCGCGTGCCGGGCGGCCGCTCCCGGCGCAGCGCGGCCAGCACGCGCGTGAGGTCGTGGAAAGCGGCCGGGAACGGGTGCTCGGGAGCGAGCGAGTAATCCAGTGCGAGCACAGGGTGGCGCGTCGCATCGGCCAGGCCGCGCACGATCGCGTCGTGCGTCTCGATCGCGCCCACGCACCAGCCTCCGCCGTGCAGGTAGATGATCTCGGTGTCTTCGCGCGCGTCGATCGGCAGGTTGCGCCGCATGCGCACGCTGCGTCCCTCGATCACCATCTGCTGTTCTTCGGCACTGGCCATGCGCGGCGCCGTCTCGATCCACCACTTGCGCTCTTCGATCAGGGCGCGGCGCGCGTCCTCGAACGAAATCTCGTAGCGGCTGGGCTGACCCTTCTTGCGCTCGGTCAGGATGTCGAGCACGCGCTGCATCTCAGGCGTCGGCTGGGGCCGGTACGCCGGGGACGCATTGTCAAAAACATCGCCGCCATCGCTGGGCGGCTGCAGATCGGTCAATGTCACGCCTCTCTCCGTTCTTCAATGGGTCTTTCGCGCGGACTCACACGAGCCCCAGGCGGTCATGCCGCATAAGGGGCAGTTCGATGTCGAGTTCGCCCAGCCGTTGGCGCGAGCGCGTGAGCCAGTCCAGCAACACCGCTTCTTCGTCGGCCGCGACGGCGGCTCCCAGGCCGGCTTGCGCGAGCAAGCGGCGATCCTCCCTGTCCTGCGCCGTGTCGATCTCGGTGGCCAGCGTGGGCACGTGGTAGCCCTTCCACAGGACCTCGCCGATCCAGCGGCCGATGTGCTCGGCCACGGCCGTGCGGGCGGTAGCGTCCATCTGCGCGGCGCGGTTCTCCAGGTACAACCAGCCGAAGGTGGCGTGGCGTTGCTTGGCCTGGGTGATCTTCTCCATCACCGTGGCCACCACGGGATGGCGGCTGTGCTGGCGGTACAGCGTGCTCAGGTCGAACTCCAGTCCGTCTTCCATCGCGCAGTGCACCGCCACGTAGGGGTCGAGCGGCTGGCGGCCGTCGAGTGCAAGCCGATAGCGGTGCTGGTTGAACACCGCTTCCCACGCGGGATTCACAGGGCGATCGAGGTAGCCGCCGAGGTTCTCGGCGATCTGGTGAAAGCACTCGATATGCCAGGCCTCTTCGGTGTTGCGCACGGTCAGGAAGTACTTGGGATCGGCCTCGCGCCCCATTTCCAGGCAGAAGCGCACCAGCAACGCGGGCGTCTCGGCCAGACCGGTGTATTCGGTCCAGGCGCGACGGCTCCAGACACGGCGCGCGGCGTCTCGCGTGGCTTCGTCGAAGGCGCTGGCGCGCAGGTCGTCCCAGACCACGTCGCGATAAGGATCCCAG
The sequence above is a segment of the Hydrogenophaga sp. BPS33 genome. Coding sequences within it:
- a CDS encoding alpha/beta hydrolase — its product is MTLTDLQPPSDGGDVFDNASPAYRPQPTPEMQRVLDILTERKKGQPSRYEISFEDARRALIEERKWWIETAPRMASAEEQQMVIEGRSVRMRRNLPIDAREDTEIIYLHGGGWCVGAIETHDAIVRGLADATRHPVLALDYSLAPEHPFPAAFHDLTRVLAALRRERPPGTRWVLAGDSAGANLALLEAMRARDAGERMPDALLLLYGAYLPVRPTRSYEAYADGRFGMSKAAMVRYEHHYLGGRLGESVPQAFPMFAGLRKLPPMLIGACELDVLFDDSLRLHQAVQDYGGHAELEVYRGAVHGFLTYGRMMEAPRQAFESMGRFLDRVLAVEPQALSA
- a CDS encoding DUF1513 domain-containing protein, with amino-acid sequence MNTSARLSRRQWLLSAAALGVTPVWGNSPHAARLLSAWQTSDEHRIGVIGVNGARWSVQRSLAVPTRAHGLLHEADGSVLATARRPGDWLLRWHPQSGRTQWHWIDDDRRFNGHAIASADGNTLWTTETDLANAQGRLGVRDGASLEKTAEWATHGMDPHELIVLPRQVGEMAAGSLIVANGGIPTLPETGRSKRQLDRMDASLVALDPRDGRLLGQWRLEDPFLSIRHLAWDPASSTVGIALQAEHPDADARQRAPVFAVWNGERLQASVNQPTVKGYGGDICALPQGGFVVSCPRANTLALFGSDARWQQNVAHRQAYALATAQGHWWASGAEGVWCAPEGIDAKATTRTGRLQIDNHWVAV
- a CDS encoding imelysin family protein; the protein is MKVAPIPLALAWTLTACGMATAQNAPVVAAPYYSAEQAMQGLYTHHLPPLAKAFQSEADRLVSAADQLCQGQATLSALRAQWQTTLERWEALSTPAVGPLVTRRSQRQIDFWPTRPDLLRRSMEKAPATLADMERVGTPAKGFPALDLLLQQWSRKAPTPDACRYGGLIARGIAAEARALQNELGPWATKAWEDEPEVTTASLAEWVNQWLAGLERLRWAHIEKPITTHQTTGNAAKGTPVPYARLDRESNLRDWRAQWQSLRTQGRLPPGAPPPPAGQALVPMEALLMGRGHLALAQKWGQALGQVNAGMEKLTPRSSERELLALAKSMKAVTVLFQNEVAAALDVPLGFSDADGD
- a CDS encoding RidA family protein yields the protein MKVHNPITIAAPLGAYSNGICAPAGGRWLHIAGQVGVLPDGSLADGVEAQADAAWRNLLAVLADADMGVEHLVKVQHFLIDPADLPVYGAVRKRYLGDARPASTLLFVAGLAQPGWKVEIDAVAWRM